The following are encoded in a window of Amycolatopsis lexingtonensis genomic DNA:
- a CDS encoding PadR family transcriptional regulator codes for MAGDRRPRMTLPTQLVLHVLIDDPNREMYGLQLGEAAGLPSGTIHPILARLEKAGWLTSRWEEIDAREEGRPRRRYYRLDPNSLATVRAALHRAAPAVEALARLRPGQAGGVS; via the coding sequence ATGGCTGGTGACCGCAGACCCCGCATGACGCTGCCCACGCAGCTGGTCCTGCACGTCCTGATCGACGACCCGAACCGCGAGATGTATGGCCTCCAGCTCGGTGAGGCGGCCGGCCTTCCGAGCGGCACGATCCACCCGATTCTTGCCCGGTTGGAGAAGGCGGGGTGGCTGACGAGCCGCTGGGAGGAGATCGACGCCCGCGAGGAAGGCCGGCCGAGGAGGCGGTACTACCGGCTCGACCCAAACAGCCTGGCGACCGTTCGGGCAGCGCTCCACCGGGCGGCTCCGGCGGTCGAAGCGCTGGCCCGGCTGCGTCCCGGGCAGGCGGGTGG
- a CDS encoding DUF1761 domain-containing protein, with protein MIAVLVASVAAFVASSVWYTAFGGLRARLTPAAAPSRPSAWRAGAEFGRTLVLVAAFAALSAAVGVGGVPGSVGLALLLWAAFPAVILAGSVLHERVPVRLAALHAGDWLLKIVLVAVIVGA; from the coding sequence GTGATCGCGGTCTTGGTGGCGTCGGTGGCGGCGTTCGTGGCGAGTTCGGTCTGGTACACGGCGTTCGGCGGGCTCCGGGCCCGCCTCACCCCCGCCGCGGCGCCGTCCCGACCATCGGCTTGGCGCGCCGGCGCGGAGTTCGGCCGCACGCTGGTCCTGGTGGCGGCGTTCGCGGCTCTGTCGGCGGCGGTCGGGGTCGGCGGGGTGCCGGGTTCCGTCGGGCTGGCACTGCTGCTGTGGGCGGCCTTCCCGGCGGTGATCCTGGCGGGCTCGGTACTGCACGAGCGCGTCCCGGTCCGGCTGGCGGCCCTGCACGCGGGCGACTGGCTGCTGAAGATCGTCCTCGTGGCGGTGATCGTGGGCGCCTGA
- a CDS encoding ABC transporter permease, with translation MPQLDRSEVEDLEAVGSGLDALDAPVGERRPSFWKRFAWGFLPPLGALVVLVVVWQILWAAAFWPESQLPAPLAVWDEFWSNVVDGKVFGFVWTSVHRAALGFLAGVLIGTPLGLVVAKVRVVRAAIGPLLTGLQSLPSVAWVPAAILWFGINDAAIYFVVLLGSVPSIANGLVSGIDQIPPILPRVGQVMGANRLSSARHILLPAALPGFLAGLKQGWAFSWRSLMAAELIALSPQLGVGLGAYLNQGSSFNSMETVIAAIFLILLVGVGIELVVFRPLERAVLRARGLTASL, from the coding sequence ATGCCGCAGCTTGACCGGTCGGAGGTCGAGGACCTCGAGGCCGTCGGCTCCGGCCTCGACGCCCTCGACGCCCCGGTGGGGGAGCGCCGTCCGAGCTTCTGGAAGCGCTTCGCCTGGGGATTCCTGCCGCCCTTGGGCGCGCTGGTGGTGCTGGTCGTCGTCTGGCAGATCCTCTGGGCGGCGGCCTTCTGGCCGGAGTCGCAGCTGCCGGCGCCGCTGGCGGTGTGGGACGAGTTCTGGAGCAACGTCGTCGACGGCAAGGTCTTCGGCTTCGTCTGGACGTCGGTCCACCGCGCGGCGCTCGGCTTCCTCGCGGGCGTGCTGATCGGCACCCCGCTGGGCCTGGTGGTGGCGAAGGTCCGCGTCGTCCGCGCGGCGATCGGCCCGCTGCTGACGGGCCTGCAGAGCCTCCCGTCGGTGGCCTGGGTCCCGGCGGCGATCCTGTGGTTCGGCATCAACGACGCGGCGATCTACTTCGTCGTCCTGCTGGGCTCGGTCCCGTCCATCGCGAACGGCCTGGTGTCCGGCATCGACCAGATCCCGCCGATCCTGCCCCGGGTCGGCCAGGTGATGGGCGCGAACCGCCTGTCATCGGCCCGCCACATCCTGCTGCCGGCGGCCCTGCCGGGCTTCCTCGCGGGGCTGAAGCAGGGCTGGGCGTTCTCGTGGCGCTCGCTGATGGCGGCGGAGCTGATCGCGCTGTCGCCGCAGCTCGGGGTCGGGCTGGGCGCGTACCTGAACCAGGGGTCGTCGTTCAACAGCATGGAGACGGTGATCGCGGCGATCTTCCTGATCCTGCTGGTCGGGGTGGGGATCGAGCTGGTGGTGTTCCGGCCGCTGGAACGTGCGGTACTGCGGGCGCGGGGGCTCACCGCGTCGCTCTGA
- a CDS encoding ABC transporter ATP-binding protein: MTTTLPSGRARFTGTTAVRLDGVRKTFGPTGRAVVALDGVDLTVAPGEFVCLLGASGCGKSTLLNLVAGLDAPSAGEITLNTSRPAVMFQEAALMPWLTASRNVELPLRLAGFGRTERREKAAELLELVRLTDAANKRPHELSGGMRQRVALARALAATLRVGGDPEQSLLLMDEPFAALDAITRDCLQGELLRVYRSTSTSVLFVTHDVREAVRLGQRVVLLSSRPGRVVREWTDVPLADPEELTEEITGHLREVISTHAAA; the protein is encoded by the coding sequence ATGACCACGACCCTCCCCAGTGGCCGGGCCAGGTTCACCGGCACGACCGCGGTGCGTCTCGACGGAGTGCGCAAGACGTTCGGCCCGACCGGCCGCGCGGTCGTCGCGCTCGACGGCGTCGACCTGACGGTCGCGCCCGGCGAGTTCGTCTGCCTGCTGGGCGCGTCCGGCTGCGGCAAGAGCACGCTGCTGAACCTCGTCGCGGGGCTGGACGCGCCGTCGGCCGGGGAGATCACGCTGAACACGTCGCGGCCCGCGGTCATGTTCCAGGAAGCCGCGCTGATGCCGTGGCTGACCGCGTCCCGCAACGTGGAGCTGCCGCTGCGGCTGGCCGGCTTCGGCCGGACCGAGCGCCGCGAAAAGGCCGCCGAGCTGCTGGAACTGGTCCGGCTGACCGACGCGGCGAACAAGCGGCCGCACGAGCTGTCCGGCGGCATGCGCCAGCGCGTCGCACTGGCCCGCGCGCTGGCGGCGACCCTGCGCGTCGGCGGCGACCCGGAGCAGTCGCTGCTGCTGATGGACGAGCCGTTCGCCGCGCTCGACGCCATCACCCGTGACTGCCTCCAGGGCGAACTGCTGCGCGTCTACCGCAGCACCAGCACGTCGGTGCTGTTCGTGACGCACGACGTGCGCGAAGCGGTCCGGCTCGGGCAGCGGGTCGTGCTCCTGTCGTCGCGGCCCGGCCGGGTCGTGCGCGAGTGGACGGACGTGCCGCTGGCCGACCCCGAGGAGCTGACCGAGGAAATCACAGGCCACCTGCGCGAGGTGATCAGCACCCATGCCGCAGCTTGA
- a CDS encoding ABC transporter substrate-binding protein yields the protein MRTHHRTRLLASALAALTVVGVLAGCSRADSSAAPAANQGAAGEVRVGFFPNVTHAPALIGAKKDFFKNELGSTKLTTQTFNAGPEEVNALLGGSLDVAFLGSGPAINAFTKSKGAIQLVSGAVSGGAQLVVKPDITSVEGLKGKNIATPQLANTQDVALKKFLAGKNLTDQVKITNLDNPKTLDAFKKGEVDGGWLPEPWASRLVLDAGAKVLVDEKTLWPGGRFPTTVVIVRSEFLQQHPDTVRALLKGELAAIDWAKANPAEAKTVVNGALKELAGSTLSEAVLDRAFSGIELTTDPIPAEFPQLAQDSVTAGVVKSAVALKGFADFGPLNEVLKAKNLPAVEASELTK from the coding sequence GTGCGCACCCACCACAGAACCCGCCTCCTGGCCTCGGCGCTGGCCGCCCTGACCGTCGTGGGCGTGCTCGCCGGCTGTTCACGCGCGGACAGCAGCGCCGCGCCGGCCGCCAACCAGGGTGCCGCCGGCGAGGTCCGGGTCGGGTTCTTCCCGAACGTCACCCACGCTCCCGCGCTGATCGGCGCCAAAAAGGACTTCTTCAAGAACGAGCTCGGCTCGACCAAGCTCACCACCCAGACGTTCAACGCCGGCCCCGAAGAGGTCAACGCCCTGCTCGGCGGCTCCCTCGACGTCGCCTTCCTCGGCTCCGGCCCGGCGATCAACGCCTTCACCAAGTCCAAGGGCGCCATCCAACTGGTCTCCGGCGCCGTCTCGGGCGGCGCGCAGCTGGTCGTCAAGCCGGACATCACGAGCGTCGAGGGGCTCAAGGGCAAGAACATCGCCACGCCGCAGCTGGCCAACACCCAGGACGTCGCGCTCAAGAAGTTCCTGGCCGGCAAGAACCTGACCGACCAGGTCAAGATCACCAACCTCGACAACCCGAAGACGCTCGACGCCTTCAAGAAGGGCGAGGTCGACGGCGGCTGGCTGCCCGAACCGTGGGCGTCCCGGCTGGTCCTCGACGCCGGCGCGAAGGTGCTCGTCGACGAGAAGACGCTGTGGCCCGGCGGCCGCTTCCCGACCACCGTCGTGATCGTGCGCAGCGAGTTCCTGCAGCAGCACCCGGACACCGTCCGCGCGCTGCTCAAGGGCGAGCTGGCCGCGATCGACTGGGCGAAGGCCAACCCGGCGGAGGCGAAGACGGTGGTCAACGGCGCTCTCAAGGAGCTGGCCGGCAGTACCCTGAGCGAAGCGGTCCTGGACCGCGCGTTCTCCGGCATCGAGCTGACCACCGATCCCATCCCCGCCGAATTCCCGCAGCTCGCGCAGGACTCGGTGACGGCAGGCGTGGTGAAGTCGGCGGTGGCGCTGAAGGGCTTCGCCGACTTCGGCCCGCTCAACGAGGTGCTGAAGGCCAAGAACCTCCCCGCCGTCGAAGCTTCCGAACTGACCAAGTGA
- a CDS encoding S-adenosylmethionine:tRNA ribosyltransferase-isomerase, whose translation MNVRFDLPSELSASAPPEARGLARDEVRLLVAGPSGVHHTVFSALGKHLRPGDLLVVNTSGTLPAAVDAVRSGRPVVVHFATPLDDGDWIVELRAPGGPLLDGRPGEVLELPGGASLTLLSSTTPRLWRASVAVEGPVPGFLAAAGRPIRYGYVPRAWPLSDYQTVFAREPGSAEMPSAARPFTTGLVTRLVTDGVLFAPLLLHTGVSSPEADEPPQPERFRVPATTAALVSWVRSRGGRVIAVGTTAARALESAFSSGEVRAAEGWTDLVLGPDRPARVVDGIVTGLHAPEASHLLLLEAVVGRERVQRAYDAAVERRYLWHEFGDVSLLLRR comes from the coding sequence ATGAACGTCCGGTTCGACCTGCCTTCGGAGTTGTCGGCGTCGGCCCCACCTGAGGCCCGCGGCCTGGCACGGGACGAGGTCCGCCTGCTGGTCGCCGGTCCGTCGGGCGTCCACCACACGGTGTTTTCGGCACTGGGCAAGCATTTGCGGCCGGGCGACCTGCTGGTGGTGAACACCTCGGGGACGTTGCCGGCGGCGGTGGACGCGGTCCGGTCCGGGCGCCCGGTGGTCGTCCACTTCGCTACGCCCCTGGACGACGGCGACTGGATCGTGGAGCTGCGCGCCCCCGGCGGCCCGCTGCTCGACGGCCGCCCGGGCGAGGTCCTGGAGCTGCCCGGCGGCGCGTCGCTGACGCTGTTGTCGTCGACGACGCCGAGGTTGTGGCGGGCTTCGGTGGCGGTGGAAGGCCCGGTCCCGGGCTTCCTCGCCGCGGCGGGCCGCCCGATCCGCTACGGGTACGTCCCGCGCGCGTGGCCGCTGTCGGACTACCAGACGGTGTTCGCCCGCGAGCCGGGCAGCGCGGAGATGCCCTCGGCGGCCCGTCCGTTCACGACCGGGCTGGTGACCCGCCTGGTGACGGATGGTGTGCTGTTCGCGCCGCTGCTGCTGCACACGGGGGTGTCGTCGCCGGAGGCGGACGAGCCACCCCAGCCGGAGCGTTTCCGCGTCCCGGCGACGACGGCGGCGCTGGTGTCGTGGGTCAGGTCCCGGGGAGGCCGCGTGATCGCGGTGGGCACGACGGCGGCTCGTGCGCTGGAGTCGGCGTTCTCTTCGGGGGAAGTCCGCGCGGCCGAAGGCTGGACGGACCTGGTGCTGGGCCCGGACCGCCCGGCCCGGGTGGTCGACGGCATCGTGACGGGCTTGCACGCCCCGGAGGCGTCGCACCTGCTGCTGCTGGAGGCGGTGGTGGGCCGTGAGCGGGTCCAGCGGGCTTACGACGCGGCGGTGGAGCGGCGGTACCTGTGGCACGAGTTCGGGGACGTGTCGCTCCTGCTGCGCCGCTGA
- a CDS encoding SDR family NAD(P)-dependent oxidoreductase: MPTALVTGASAGLGRALAAALVSRQWTVVGDARDATALSEAAREIGFTAVPGDVADPAHRAQLAEACPSLDLLVNNASSLGVSPLPSLKNYPVAELENVYRVNVFAPLALTQLLLPALTASRGTIIDVSSDAAVEPYEGWGGYGSAKAALDQLTAVLGAEHPDLAVYAVDPGDLRTAMHQRAFPGEDISDRPLPSSAVPGFLRLLGERPPSGRYRVADLLVNA; the protein is encoded by the coding sequence ATGCCAACCGCACTCGTGACCGGCGCGTCCGCCGGTCTGGGCCGCGCCCTCGCGGCGGCTCTGGTGAGTCGCCAGTGGACGGTCGTCGGCGACGCCCGCGACGCGACCGCGTTGTCCGAAGCCGCAAGGGAAATCGGCTTCACGGCCGTCCCCGGCGACGTCGCCGACCCGGCGCACCGCGCTCAGCTGGCCGAAGCCTGCCCTTCGCTCGACCTGCTCGTCAACAACGCGAGCTCGCTGGGTGTCAGCCCGCTGCCGTCCCTGAAGAACTATCCCGTGGCGGAACTGGAAAACGTCTACCGCGTCAACGTGTTCGCGCCGCTGGCGCTGACGCAGCTGCTCCTGCCCGCCCTGACGGCTTCGCGCGGGACGATCATCGACGTCAGCTCGGACGCGGCCGTCGAGCCGTACGAAGGCTGGGGCGGCTACGGCTCGGCGAAGGCCGCGCTCGACCAGCTCACGGCCGTGCTCGGCGCGGAGCACCCGGACCTGGCGGTGTACGCGGTCGACCCGGGCGACCTGCGCACGGCGATGCACCAGCGCGCGTTCCCGGGCGAGGACATCTCGGACCGCCCGCTGCCGTCGTCGGCGGTCCCGGGGTTCTTGCGGTTGCTCGGCGAACGCCCGCCGAGCGGCCGCTACCGGGTCGCGGATTTGCTGGTGAACGCATGA
- a CDS encoding purine-cytosine permease family protein — translation MSGRGLDAEVFGGRMPAGGGDLAIETHGIAPVPEGNRFGRPWRLFSVWFAPNLTMTAVFTGTLAASLGLGFWTGLAAMLAGTVLGSLPVAYLSTWGPRTGTGQLPLARLPFGGGVVLPGLVQWLGSIAWDALVGLFGGEALAELTGLPFWAAVLIVLVLQCALGVFGYALIHRVQAVMSVLLVLAFAALAVKVLSGHPIATADTASGADLAGGVVLFTTITLSLAISWAPYASDFSRYLPASTSSRSVFWATLLGLVVSYAIGEGLGLALGSSLGDQTASGVAKLLGGGFLGALALAVIALAAVSSNAMNDYSGSLALQTVGVRLRRPVSAVVVTVLAFALILWMHSGDLSAKFENVLLFVSYWIPPFLGVVVPDWLARTRGGRRVDVLASVSVRPWAAVVAFVLGFGAAVPFMNTSLYTGPVAAALHGADLAYYVGFVVSLAAYFPLRRTVDLK, via the coding sequence ATGAGCGGACGTGGTCTGGACGCCGAGGTCTTCGGCGGGCGGATGCCCGCCGGTGGCGGCGACCTGGCGATCGAAACCCACGGTATCGCGCCGGTGCCGGAGGGCAACCGGTTCGGCCGCCCGTGGCGACTGTTCAGCGTGTGGTTCGCCCCCAACCTGACGATGACGGCGGTGTTCACCGGCACCCTCGCCGCGTCGCTCGGCCTGGGGTTCTGGACCGGGCTGGCCGCGATGCTCGCCGGCACCGTACTCGGGTCGCTGCCGGTCGCGTACCTGTCGACGTGGGGCCCGCGCACCGGCACCGGCCAGCTGCCGCTGGCCCGGCTGCCGTTCGGCGGCGGCGTCGTCCTGCCCGGCCTGGTGCAGTGGCTCGGTTCGATCGCGTGGGACGCGCTGGTCGGGTTGTTCGGCGGTGAGGCGCTGGCCGAGTTGACCGGGCTGCCGTTCTGGGCGGCGGTGCTGATCGTGCTGGTGCTGCAGTGCGCGCTCGGCGTGTTCGGCTACGCGCTGATCCACCGCGTCCAGGCGGTGATGAGCGTGCTGCTGGTGCTCGCGTTCGCCGCGCTCGCCGTGAAAGTCCTTTCCGGACACCCGATCGCCACGGCGGACACGGCTTCGGGCGCCGACCTGGCCGGCGGCGTCGTCCTGTTCACGACGATCACGTTGTCGCTGGCGATCTCCTGGGCGCCCTACGCCTCGGACTTCAGCCGCTACCTGCCCGCGTCGACGTCGTCGCGCAGCGTCTTCTGGGCGACGTTGCTCGGCCTGGTCGTGTCGTACGCGATCGGCGAAGGCCTCGGCCTCGCGCTGGGGTCGTCGCTGGGCGACCAGACGGCGTCCGGCGTCGCGAAGCTGCTCGGCGGCGGGTTCCTGGGCGCGCTGGCGCTGGCGGTGATCGCGCTGGCGGCGGTGTCGTCGAACGCGATGAACGACTACAGCGGATCACTGGCCCTGCAGACCGTCGGCGTCCGCCTGCGGCGCCCGGTGTCGGCGGTGGTCGTGACGGTGCTGGCGTTCGCGCTGATCCTCTGGATGCACAGCGGCGACCTGTCCGCGAAGTTCGAGAACGTGCTGCTGTTCGTCAGCTACTGGATCCCGCCGTTCCTCGGCGTGGTCGTCCCGGACTGGCTCGCGCGCACCCGCGGCGGCCGCCGGGTGGACGTCCTGGCTTCGGTGTCCGTGCGGCCGTGGGCGGCGGTGGTGGCGTTCGTGCTCGGGTTCGGCGCGGCGGTGCCGTTCATGAACACGTCCCTCTACACCGGACCGGTCGCGGCGGCGCTGCACGGCGCGGATCTCGCCTACTACGTCGGGTTCGTCGTTTCGCTGGCGGCGTACTTCCCGCTGCGGCGCACGGTTGACCTCAAGTAA
- a CDS encoding sensor histidine kinase produces the protein MTGLLVAGLALGVTALTLKVADGGHSALDTALSTTTGFLFLLAGAVAHVRRPANPIGVLIALAGVALFLEDLQFARNPVLYTIAVPLRAASSPVIAHLVLAFPHGRLRSRWERLLVAAAYLVVLGSGVVGLLAGDDPRDLLAIRPGADGGAFADRALELAATAISAGVVVVLLYRWLTGRLPQRRLLSPVIAIALLGALTSGAGTALGDGHPLSHPLLQAYRILFCLWPLAFLTGVLRARVGNAEMIRLLLERDGTGLAALVQDDEVWKDSRSIDALDAAAGLVLDNQRLTAELEHRLAEVRASRARLVEAGDEERRRLERDLHDGAQQRLVSVVLLLRMTGRRYGDKLPPEVRALLSGSVDELQTAITELRELARGIRPAILTEAGLVAAVRSLADRSPMDVALSVGTVPRLDAAVEATAYFVTSEALTNALKHARTERVGVRITVEGAELRVAVTDDGVGGASLDGGTGLAGLRDRVEALSGELTVASGPGGTAVSAVIPLVAEKP, from the coding sequence ATGACCGGCCTGCTGGTCGCCGGCCTGGCCCTCGGCGTCACCGCGCTGACGCTGAAGGTGGCCGACGGCGGGCATTCCGCGCTCGACACCGCGCTCAGCACCACGACCGGCTTCCTGTTCCTGCTCGCGGGCGCGGTCGCGCACGTCCGGCGCCCGGCCAACCCGATCGGCGTGCTCATCGCGCTCGCCGGCGTCGCGCTGTTCCTCGAAGACCTCCAGTTCGCCCGGAACCCGGTGCTGTACACGATCGCCGTGCCGCTGCGCGCCGCGTCCAGCCCGGTGATCGCGCACCTCGTGCTCGCGTTCCCGCACGGCAGGCTGCGGTCGCGGTGGGAACGGCTGCTGGTCGCGGCGGCGTACCTGGTGGTGCTCGGTTCGGGCGTGGTCGGGCTGCTGGCCGGCGACGACCCGCGCGACCTGCTGGCGATCCGGCCCGGCGCGGACGGCGGCGCGTTCGCCGACCGCGCGCTCGAGCTCGCCGCCACGGCGATCAGCGCCGGCGTGGTCGTCGTGCTGCTCTACCGCTGGCTGACCGGGCGGCTGCCGCAGCGGCGCCTGCTGTCGCCGGTGATCGCCATCGCCCTGCTGGGCGCGCTCACGTCGGGCGCGGGCACGGCGCTCGGCGACGGGCACCCGCTGTCCCACCCGCTCCTGCAGGCGTACCGGATCCTGTTCTGCCTGTGGCCGCTGGCGTTCCTGACCGGGGTGCTGCGCGCCCGCGTCGGCAACGCCGAGATGATCCGGCTGCTGCTGGAGCGCGACGGCACCGGACTGGCCGCGCTGGTGCAGGACGACGAGGTCTGGAAGGACAGCCGGTCGATCGACGCGCTCGACGCCGCCGCCGGGCTGGTGCTCGACAACCAGCGGCTCACGGCGGAACTGGAACACCGGCTGGCCGAGGTGCGCGCGTCGCGGGCGCGGCTGGTCGAGGCCGGGGACGAGGAGCGCCGCCGCCTGGAACGCGACCTGCACGACGGCGCCCAGCAGCGGCTGGTGAGCGTCGTGCTCCTGTTGCGGATGACCGGCCGCCGCTACGGCGACAAGCTGCCACCCGAGGTGCGTGCCCTGCTCAGCGGCTCGGTCGACGAGCTGCAGACGGCGATCACCGAGCTGCGGGAGCTGGCCCGCGGCATCCGGCCGGCGATCCTCACCGAAGCGGGCCTGGTCGCGGCGGTCCGGTCGCTGGCCGACCGCAGCCCGATGGACGTGGCGCTGTCGGTGGGCACGGTGCCCCGCCTCGACGCGGCGGTGGAGGCGACGGCGTACTTCGTGACGTCGGAAGCGCTGACGAACGCGTTGAAGCACGCGCGGACCGAGCGCGTCGGCGTCCGCATCACCGTCGAAGGGGCCGAGCTGCGGGTCGCGGTGACCGACGACGGCGTCGGCGGGGCGTCCCTGGACGGCGGGACCGGGCTCGCGGGCCTGCGTGACCGGGTCGAGGCCCTCAGTGGCGAGCTGACCGTCGCCAGCGGCCCCGGCGGCACCGCCGTCAGCGCGGTCATCCCCCTGGTCGCCGAAAAGCCGTGA
- a CDS encoding S53 family peptidase, whose amino-acid sequence MRRSSTLLLSLAVVGGLTGALPATASAQGRQDIPQSHPLWANAQAKVADTAPAAKLSFRVYLNQRDNAGAEALAQAVSDPDSATYRQYLSPDQVRDRFAASDATVNAVKSWLTGNGFSIGEVPSNRAYVEATGTAGQTQDAFGVKLGKYKVKGQTLRAADKNLSVPANLAGDVLGVVGVDQATNLFKPDHATGSGTPSDVAPGPGFRNARPCSAYYGEKIDTTDPAYNGQHLPYAPCGYTPAQLRSAYGVDKVGADGKGTTIAIVDAFASPTIYADASTYAKKNDPAHPLKQSQFKQHIFPANPVLEPPDQCDAAGWYGEETLDVEAAHGLAPGADILYVGGESCEDNALDVALNYVIAGHKADIVSNSYGDTGEDIPADEVKVFNQISLQAVLEGIGVYFSSGDNGDEVARLGTPSPDFSASAPWITAVGGTSVAIGKDGKRIFETGWETSKSSLTNGVYGPANYTSGSGGGTSRLFEQPFYQKGVVPDALSTKNQVGHKKGRVVPDISAVGDPNTGFLVGQTQTFPDGAYYDQYRIGGTSLASPVFAGIMAVADSFDHFHHGFINPVIYKLTSRTSAISDVKHVDAAVERVDYANSVDASGGLLTSVRTLDYQGLTIHTTPGYDDVTGLGTPNGLLFLLLV is encoded by the coding sequence GTGCGAAGAAGCTCCACCCTGCTCCTTTCGCTCGCGGTGGTGGGTGGCCTGACCGGCGCCCTGCCGGCCACGGCGTCCGCGCAGGGGCGTCAGGACATTCCGCAGTCGCACCCGTTGTGGGCGAACGCGCAGGCGAAGGTCGCCGACACGGCGCCCGCCGCGAAGCTGAGCTTCCGGGTCTACCTGAACCAGCGCGACAACGCCGGTGCCGAAGCGCTGGCGCAGGCCGTGTCCGATCCGGACAGCGCGACCTACCGCCAGTACCTCAGCCCGGACCAGGTGCGCGACCGCTTCGCCGCCAGTGACGCCACGGTCAACGCCGTCAAGTCCTGGCTGACCGGCAACGGCTTCAGCATCGGCGAGGTGCCGTCGAACCGCGCCTACGTCGAGGCCACCGGCACCGCCGGCCAGACGCAGGACGCGTTCGGCGTCAAGCTGGGCAAGTACAAGGTCAAGGGCCAGACCCTCCGCGCCGCCGACAAGAACCTGTCGGTGCCGGCGAACCTGGCCGGCGACGTCCTCGGCGTCGTCGGCGTGGACCAGGCGACCAACCTGTTCAAGCCGGACCACGCCACCGGTTCCGGGACGCCGTCCGACGTCGCCCCCGGCCCCGGTTTCCGCAACGCGCGGCCGTGCAGTGCCTACTACGGCGAGAAGATCGACACCACCGATCCCGCCTACAACGGACAGCACCTGCCCTACGCCCCCTGCGGCTACACCCCGGCGCAGCTGCGGTCGGCCTACGGCGTCGACAAGGTCGGCGCGGACGGCAAGGGCACCACGATCGCCATCGTCGACGCGTTCGCCTCGCCGACGATCTACGCCGACGCGAGCACGTACGCCAAGAAGAACGACCCGGCGCACCCGCTGAAGCAGAGCCAGTTCAAGCAGCACATCTTCCCGGCGAACCCGGTCCTCGAGCCGCCGGACCAGTGCGACGCGGCGGGCTGGTACGGCGAGGAGACCCTCGACGTCGAGGCCGCCCACGGTCTCGCGCCGGGTGCCGACATCCTGTACGTCGGCGGCGAGTCCTGTGAGGACAACGCCCTCGACGTGGCGCTGAACTACGTGATCGCCGGCCACAAGGCCGACATCGTGTCGAACTCCTACGGTGACACCGGCGAGGACATCCCGGCCGACGAGGTCAAGGTGTTCAACCAGATCTCGCTGCAGGCGGTGCTCGAGGGCATCGGCGTCTACTTCTCCTCGGGTGACAACGGCGACGAGGTCGCGCGCCTCGGCACGCCGTCGCCGGACTTCTCCGCCTCGGCACCGTGGATCACCGCGGTCGGCGGCACGTCCGTCGCGATCGGCAAGGACGGCAAGCGGATCTTCGAGACCGGCTGGGAGACCAGCAAGTCCTCGCTGACCAACGGTGTCTACGGCCCGGCCAACTACACCAGCGGGTCCGGTGGCGGCACGAGCCGCCTGTTCGAGCAGCCCTTCTACCAGAAGGGCGTCGTGCCGGACGCGCTGTCCACGAAGAACCAGGTCGGCCACAAGAAGGGCCGGGTCGTCCCGGACATCTCCGCGGTCGGCGACCCGAACACCGGCTTCCTGGTCGGCCAGACGCAGACCTTCCCGGACGGCGCCTACTACGACCAGTACCGGATCGGCGGCACGAGCCTCGCGTCGCCGGTGTTCGCCGGCATCATGGCGGTGGCCGACAGCTTCGACCACTTCCACCACGGCTTCATCAACCCCGTGATCTACAAGCTGACCTCGCGCACTTCGGCGATCAGCGACGTGAAGCACGTGGACGCCGCGGTGGAGCGCGTCGACTACGCGAACTCGGTCGACGCTTCGGGCGGCTTGCTCACCTCGGTGCGCACGCTCGACTACCAGGGCCTGACCATCCACACCACCCCCGGCTACGACGACGTGACGGGTCTGGGCACGCCCAACGGCCTGCTCTTCCTGCTGCTCGTCTAG